The Henckelia pumila isolate YLH828 chromosome 2, ASM3356847v2, whole genome shotgun sequence genome includes a window with the following:
- the LOC140883483 gene encoding ethylene-responsive transcription factor ERF011-like gives MESGGGGGDCAVRAVTRRRSEKPYKGIRRRKWGKWVAEIREPNKRSRIWLGSYNTAEAAARAYDTAVYYLRGPTAKFNFPDEIICCGLKDLSADSIRKKAAEVGARFDAVQAHALAAAANEEERAAQSLKPCWFHQQIDLNKRPELEDPTIDEG, from the coding sequence ATGGAATCCGGCGGCGGAGGCGGCGACTGTGCGGTCAGAGCCGTGACACGGAGGCGGAGCGAGAAGCCATACAAGGGTATAAGGAGGCGGAAGTGGGGCAAGTGGGTGGCGGAGATTCGTGAGCCCAACAAGCGATCGAGAATCTGGCTCGGTTCCTACAACACCGCCGAGGCGGCGGCGCGGGCTTATGACACCGCCGTGTACTACCTCCGCGGCCCGACGGCGAAATTCAATTTCCCGGACGAGATCATCTGCTGCGGGCTTAAAGACCTCTCCGCCGACTCCATAAGGAAGAAGGCGGCGGAGGTGGGAGCCAGATTCGACGCCGTGCAGGCACACGCACTGGCCGCCGCCGCCAATGAGGAGGAGCGTGCTGCTCAGTCGCTGAAACCATGTTGGTTTCATCAACAGATTGATCTAAACAAAAGGCCGGAGCTGGAAGACCCCACCATTGACGAGGGCTAA